The following proteins are co-located in the Echinicola sp. 20G genome:
- a CDS encoding SRPBCC family protein, with protein sequence MKILKGILFAILGIIVIALVAALFISKEINVEKTVTINKPVEEVFDYVKMLKNQDKFSVWMQMDPNMKKTFSGTDGTVGAVAAWDSQNSEVGKGEQEIISLEDNKRIDYELRFIEPFEANDEAYMLTEEVSGNQTKVVWGFHSVAGYPMNLLMKLMGMEEMLGGQLEEGLQTLKSQMEAS encoded by the coding sequence ATGAAAATTCTGAAAGGCATTTTATTCGCCATCTTGGGCATCATCGTCATAGCCCTGGTTGCAGCACTATTTATCAGTAAGGAAATCAATGTTGAAAAGACAGTAACCATCAACAAGCCCGTTGAGGAAGTTTTTGATTATGTTAAAATGCTGAAAAACCAAGATAAGTTTTCTGTATGGATGCAAATGGATCCCAACATGAAAAAGACCTTTTCAGGAACAGATGGAACCGTGGGTGCAGTTGCTGCTTGGGACAGCCAAAATTCAGAGGTAGGTAAGGGTGAGCAGGAAATCATTAGCCTTGAAGACAATAAGCGCATCGATTATGAATTACGCTTTATTGAGCCATTTGAGGCCAATGACGAAGCTTATATGCTCACAGAAGAGGTATCTGGTAACCAAACCAAGGTTGTTTGGGGATTTCATAGTGTGGCCGGCTATCCAATGAACTTGCTCATGAAATTGATGGGCATGGAAGAAATGCTCGGAGGACAATTGGAAGAAGGTTTACAAACACTAAAATCGCAAATGGAGGCATCATAA
- a CDS encoding deoxynucleoside kinase: MHIAVSGNIGSGKTTLATMLGKHFGWQLELEDVETNPYLEDFYEDMKKWSFHLQVYFLNSRFKQVKKINQSKSATIQDRTIYEDAYIFAANLHQSGYLEERDYQNYLKLFHSMMEYVKPPDLLIYLKAEIPKLVSQIQKRGRDYENNISINYLKNLNQHYEDWISTYDRGKLLVIDVNNTDFVHKPEDFGLILSKIDCEINGLFS, encoded by the coding sequence ATGCACATCGCTGTTTCAGGAAATATCGGAAGTGGAAAAACCACCTTGGCCACCATGTTGGGAAAACATTTCGGTTGGCAACTTGAACTGGAAGATGTGGAAACCAATCCCTATCTAGAGGACTTTTATGAGGATATGAAAAAATGGTCATTCCACTTACAGGTTTATTTTCTGAACAGCCGATTTAAGCAGGTAAAGAAAATCAACCAAAGTAAATCTGCTACCATACAGGACAGGACCATTTATGAAGACGCCTACATTTTTGCTGCCAACTTACATCAATCTGGCTATCTGGAAGAAAGAGATTATCAGAACTATCTCAAATTGTTCCATTCCATGATGGAATATGTCAAACCACCTGATCTATTGATTTACTTAAAGGCGGAAATCCCCAAACTTGTAAGCCAAATACAAAAAAGAGGAAGAGATTACGAAAACAACATCAGCATCAATTACCTGAAAAATCTGAATCAACATTATGAGGATTGGATTTCCACTTACGATAGAGGCAAATTATTGGTTATTGATGTAAATAATACAGACTTTGTCCATAAACCAGAAGATTTTGGTCTCATCCTAAGCAAGATTGATTGCGAAATAAATGGCCTTTTCTCGTAA
- a CDS encoding deoxyhypusine synthase family protein encodes MKITEFLKHNFRHFNAAALIDAAEGYKTHLDNNGKMMVTLAGAMSTAELGISLAEMIRQDKVHIITCTGANLEEDVFNLVAHDYYERVPHYRQLSPEEEQDLLDRHMNRVTDTCIPEMEAMRRIEDVILEEWMKADQAGESYFPHEFFYKILLSGKLEQSYQIDPKNSWLLEAAKKNLPIIVPGWEDSTLGNMFAGHCITKDVKNVHTVKSGIQYMMYLADWYTENATDDSTVGFFQIGGGIAGDFPICVVPMLHQDLQRDGVPLWGYFCQISDSTTSYGSYSGAVPNEKITWGKLGIDTPKYIIESDATIVAPLVFAIVLDQ; translated from the coding sequence ATGAAAATTACAGAATTTCTCAAGCACAATTTTAGGCACTTTAATGCAGCGGCTTTGATAGATGCAGCTGAAGGCTATAAGACCCATTTGGACAATAATGGTAAAATGATGGTGACATTGGCTGGAGCTATGTCTACTGCTGAGTTGGGGATTTCACTGGCGGAAATGATTCGTCAGGACAAAGTTCATATCATCACATGTACTGGGGCTAACTTAGAAGAGGATGTCTTCAACCTTGTTGCACACGATTATTACGAAAGAGTTCCACATTATCGTCAACTTTCTCCAGAAGAGGAACAGGATTTGCTAGACAGACATATGAACAGGGTCACTGATACCTGTATTCCAGAAATGGAGGCAATGAGAAGGATTGAGGATGTAATCCTCGAAGAGTGGATGAAGGCTGACCAAGCTGGTGAAAGCTATTTCCCGCATGAATTCTTCTACAAGATTTTGCTTTCAGGAAAGCTGGAACAATCCTATCAGATTGACCCTAAAAACAGCTGGCTCTTAGAGGCGGCTAAGAAGAATCTTCCGATCATCGTTCCGGGATGGGAAGATTCCACGCTGGGAAATATGTTCGCAGGACATTGTATCACAAAGGATGTGAAAAATGTTCATACCGTTAAGAGCGGTATTCAGTACATGATGTATTTAGCAGACTGGTATACAGAAAATGCCACAGATGACAGCACCGTAGGCTTTTTCCAAATCGGTGGGGGCATTGCAGGAGACTTCCCTATCTGTGTGGTACCCATGTTGCACCAGGATCTTCAGAGGGATGGAGTGCCTTTATGGGGCTATTTCTGCCAGATTTCTGACTCCACTACCTCATATGGTTCCTACTCAGGAGCAGTGCCAAATGAGAAAATCACCTGGGGTAAACTGGGAATTGATACGCCTAAATACATCATCGAATCTGATGCGACCATCGTGGCGCCATTAGTATTTGCGATTGTATTAGATCAATGA
- a CDS encoding S9 family peptidase, whose amino-acid sequence MKQVHLLLLILFNTTLASFGQQSDLSVEKIMKDPKWMGNFPSNVRWGENSENIYFSYNPDQNPSDSLYTISISNLDLITKVNWKEQDALVPRGEYNADKSKKIYTRDGVLYSYDCKKEKEQELLSLGERISNPTFLQNESIIAFEMADNIFTYDMGEGKISKLTNIKNGNKPSKKEDELSEKENWLKKENTELLKVIQEREEKKELSKSYRAATKKKESYTYYAGKKRISNLQITPNGKFVIFNLITSSEERKNTFVPDFTDVSGYTTNLNTRPKVGEEPSKVEMAIYNIEKDTVYLVNTESLPGITDLPDYVTDYTDKEWKKENRSVIPANPKFSSKSKAIINIRSTDNKDRWIALLDLETGELSSLDRQRDEAWIAGPGIGYGFGGGTLGWLPDDQHIYFQSEASGYSHLYLLNVETGKKTDLTPGQYEVFDPQLSNNKKYWYLTTSEVHPGERHFYKMPVMGGEMIKLTSMQGSNQVSLSPDEKHLAILHSYSNQPWELYIKENKVKSNSKKLTSGQSTEFKTYQWKDPEHVTFEASDGQTVHARMYKPSAEASNGAAVIFVHGAGYLQNAHMWWSSYFREYMFHNLLSDLGYTVLDIDYRGSAGYGRDWRTGIYRHMGGKDLSDQVDGVSYLIENEGIDPNKVGIYGGSYGGFITLMALFNESDTFHSGAALRSVTDWAHYNHGYTSNILNEPFNDPIAYKRSSPIYFAEGLKGHLLMAHGMIDTNVHFQDVVRLSERLIELGKDNWEMAIYPVEDHGFVEPSSWTDEYKRILKLFNQTLLD is encoded by the coding sequence ATGAAACAAGTACATTTACTGTTATTAATTCTTTTTAATACCACACTGGCCAGCTTTGGACAGCAAAGTGACTTATCGGTCGAAAAAATCATGAAAGACCCTAAATGGATGGGCAATTTCCCTTCAAATGTTCGTTGGGGAGAAAATAGTGAAAACATTTATTTTAGTTACAACCCTGATCAAAACCCATCTGACTCTCTTTATACAATTTCCATTTCCAACTTAGACCTTATTACCAAAGTCAACTGGAAAGAGCAAGATGCATTAGTACCACGAGGCGAGTACAATGCTGATAAAAGCAAAAAGATCTATACCCGAGATGGAGTTCTTTATTCCTATGATTGCAAGAAAGAAAAAGAGCAGGAATTACTGTCACTTGGAGAGAGAATCTCTAATCCAACTTTCCTTCAGAACGAAAGTATCATTGCTTTTGAGATGGCTGACAATATTTTCACCTATGACATGGGTGAGGGAAAAATCAGTAAGCTCACCAATATCAAAAATGGCAACAAACCATCAAAAAAAGAAGATGAACTGTCAGAAAAAGAAAATTGGCTGAAAAAGGAAAACACTGAATTGCTGAAAGTGATTCAGGAAAGAGAAGAAAAAAAGGAACTTTCCAAATCTTATAGAGCAGCTACAAAGAAAAAAGAGTCCTACACTTATTATGCTGGTAAAAAAAGGATTTCCAATTTACAAATCACACCCAACGGCAAGTTCGTTATCTTTAACCTGATCACCAGTAGTGAAGAAAGAAAGAATACCTTTGTTCCTGATTTCACCGATGTCTCTGGCTACACGACCAATCTAAACACCCGACCAAAAGTTGGTGAGGAACCTAGTAAGGTTGAAATGGCCATCTACAATATAGAAAAGGATACAGTTTACCTGGTAAATACTGAAAGTCTTCCGGGTATAACCGATTTGCCTGATTATGTAACAGATTATACTGATAAAGAATGGAAAAAGGAAAACCGTTCGGTCATTCCTGCCAATCCTAAATTCTCTTCCAAAAGTAAAGCAATAATTAATATTAGGTCCACAGACAACAAGGATAGATGGATCGCTTTATTGGATTTGGAAACGGGTGAATTATCATCTCTGGATAGACAAAGGGATGAAGCGTGGATAGCTGGGCCGGGCATTGGTTATGGTTTTGGAGGCGGAACATTGGGTTGGTTACCTGATGATCAACATATTTATTTCCAATCTGAAGCTTCAGGCTACTCTCACCTTTATCTACTTAATGTGGAAACAGGTAAAAAAACCGACTTGACCCCTGGTCAATACGAAGTGTTTGATCCTCAATTATCCAATAATAAAAAGTACTGGTACCTGACCACTTCTGAGGTGCATCCAGGGGAAAGGCATTTTTATAAAATGCCAGTGATGGGAGGAGAAATGATCAAACTGACCTCTATGCAAGGTAGCAACCAAGTTAGTCTCTCTCCTGATGAAAAACACTTGGCTATTCTCCATAGTTATAGTAACCAACCTTGGGAACTTTATATCAAAGAAAATAAAGTTAAAAGTAATTCAAAGAAACTGACCTCCGGTCAAAGTACCGAATTTAAAACCTACCAATGGAAGGACCCAGAACATGTTACCTTTGAGGCCAGTGATGGACAAACCGTCCATGCAAGAATGTATAAGCCTTCCGCTGAAGCCTCCAATGGTGCTGCTGTGATCTTTGTTCATGGAGCTGGCTATCTCCAAAATGCCCATATGTGGTGGTCTAGCTATTTTAGAGAATACATGTTCCATAATTTACTTTCAGACTTGGGATATACCGTATTGGACATTGATTATCGAGGCAGTGCCGGCTATGGAAGAGACTGGAGGACCGGAATATACCGACATATGGGAGGCAAAGACCTTTCAGACCAAGTGGACGGTGTAAGCTATCTAATAGAAAATGAAGGTATAGACCCCAATAAAGTAGGGATCTATGGAGGAAGCTATGGTGGTTTTATTACCCTGATGGCCTTATTCAATGAAAGTGATACTTTCCACTCTGGTGCGGCGCTGAGATCAGTAACAGACTGGGCCCATTACAACCATGGTTACACTTCCAACATTCTCAATGAACCATTCAATGATCCTATTGCCTACAAAAGGTCATCGCCTATTTATTTTGCTGAGGGTCTCAAAGGGCATTTGTTGATGGCACATGGAATGATCGATACCAATGTCCATTTCCAAGATGTGGTCAGACTCTCTGAACGTTTGATTGAATTGGGAAAAGACAATTGGGAAATGGCTATTTATCCAGTAGAAGATCACGGTTTTGTGGAGCCTAGCAGTTGGACAGATGAATACAAAAGAATTTTAAAGCTTTTTAATCAAACACTTCTTGATTAA
- a CDS encoding YkgJ family cysteine cluster protein, which yields MDLENFKKKVQSEYPNHKKLKDRLRKIKPKVLDKKFEEAHDAQFEHIDCLECANCCKTTSPIFIQTDIDRLAKAFRMKPSAFIDTYLHRDEDGDFVLNSSPCPFLGDDNKCFVYDARPKACREYPHTNRKNMHGILNLTLRNTQVCPAVHEIFQEFSKEFRK from the coding sequence ATGGATTTAGAAAATTTTAAAAAGAAGGTGCAGAGCGAGTATCCTAACCACAAAAAGCTTAAGGATAGGTTGAGGAAAATCAAACCCAAAGTGCTGGACAAGAAGTTTGAAGAAGCACACGATGCTCAATTTGAACATATCGACTGTCTGGAATGTGCGAATTGCTGCAAAACCACCAGTCCAATTTTTATACAAACTGACATTGATCGTCTGGCCAAGGCATTCCGGATGAAACCTTCTGCTTTTATTGACACTTATTTGCACAGGGATGAAGATGGGGATTTTGTGCTCAACAGCTCACCATGTCCCTTTCTGGGGGATGACAATAAGTGTTTTGTTTATGATGCTAGACCCAAAGCCTGTAGGGAATATCCACATACCAACAGGAAAAATATGCACGGAATTTTGAATTTGACGTTAAGAAATACACAGGTTTGTCCTGCAGTTCACGAAATCTTTCAAGAGTTTTCGAAAGAATTTAGGAAGTAA
- a CDS encoding ROK family protein, translating into MNNQNEHFLGVDVGGTHLKIGRVSQEGEIVSFDKEDTGPYKEDPRGFNACFVDVIGKYLAKYPDVNKVGIGLPGLINKERTTTLEIPAIPDLDGFNLKGALLEKYPNKLFFLENDASAAAVGEFNFASSKPSSNFLFITMGTGIGSAAVLDGRIFKGARGNAMEMGHMMSRGNARLETLIGRNGILRILERMINAYPEKAGELKDKELGTHLLVDTAYAGNEVSLMTFEEVGDILGEAIVSTVRILDVTEIYFGGGISAGLEFMMPALDKTVRQYLTPYYVKDLKLIKATLGNNAGTLGAAALCF; encoded by the coding sequence ATGAATAATCAAAACGAACACTTTTTAGGTGTCGATGTGGGAGGAACCCATTTGAAGATTGGCCGAGTGAGCCAGGAGGGAGAGATTGTATCTTTTGATAAAGAGGATACCGGACCTTATAAAGAGGATCCAAGAGGCTTTAATGCTTGCTTTGTTGATGTGATCGGAAAATACCTGGCCAAATATCCTGATGTAAATAAAGTTGGGATCGGATTGCCGGGCTTGATCAATAAGGAGAGGACCACTACTTTGGAAATACCTGCCATTCCTGATCTAGACGGTTTTAACCTCAAAGGAGCTTTACTGGAAAAATATCCAAACAAATTATTCTTTCTGGAAAATGATGCCAGCGCAGCTGCTGTGGGAGAATTTAACTTTGCTTCTTCCAAACCCTCTTCCAACTTCCTGTTTATCACCATGGGAACTGGAATAGGTAGTGCAGCAGTCTTGGATGGAAGGATATTCAAAGGAGCGAGGGGCAATGCGATGGAAATGGGCCACATGATGTCCCGAGGTAATGCGCGTTTGGAAACCCTTATTGGTAGAAATGGCATTTTGAGAATTCTGGAAAGAATGATCAATGCTTATCCTGAAAAAGCAGGAGAGCTGAAAGATAAGGAGCTGGGCACGCACCTTTTGGTGGATACCGCTTATGCCGGCAATGAAGTTTCATTGATGACATTTGAGGAAGTAGGGGACATCTTGGGAGAGGCTATTGTCTCTACAGTGAGGATTTTGGATGTTACGGAGATCTATTTTGGAGGAGGAATCTCAGCAGGGTTGGAGTTTATGATGCCTGCTTTGGATAAAACAGTGAGACAGTATTTGACGCCTTATTATGTAAAAGACCTCAAGTTGATCAAGGCCACCTTGGGCAACAATGCAGGGACTCTTGGCGCTGCAGCACTTTGCTTTTAA
- a CDS encoding DNA topoisomerase IV — protein MNHRFAKAFHLLSVLLFIVIFMYIYSALPTQVSFEVDANGLPLKVIDKDIFFYIGIGAFVILNVLLITPAKMIENKATPNFRRLFQKGDPFKENMLAWIYSFVAVLNVSIIIIALYIHGINGIIEEKGQPSPIGLYCIAVFFVIWIVALFVILSKKMKAVQSHA, from the coding sequence ATGAATCATCGATTTGCCAAAGCATTTCATTTGCTTTCCGTATTACTGTTCATTGTTATCTTCATGTATATCTATTCCGCCTTGCCGACTCAGGTGAGTTTTGAAGTAGATGCCAATGGATTACCGCTGAAAGTGATCGATAAGGACATATTCTTTTACATAGGCATAGGTGCTTTTGTGATTTTGAATGTGCTGTTGATTACTCCAGCCAAAATGATTGAAAACAAAGCGACACCCAATTTTAGGAGGTTGTTCCAAAAAGGAGATCCGTTCAAAGAAAATATGTTGGCCTGGATTTATTCCTTTGTAGCTGTCCTAAATGTTTCAATTATCATTATCGCATTATATATTCATGGGATCAATGGGATCATAGAGGAAAAAGGGCAGCCTTCACCAATTGGCTTGTACTGCATTGCTGTATTTTTTGTGATTTGGATTGTTGCATTATTTGTGATTCTTTCCAAGAAAATGAAAGCGGTGCAATCCCATGCTTAA
- a CDS encoding 3-hydroxyacyl-CoA dehydrogenase family protein — MLKIAVIGSGTMGNGIAHVFAQNGYPVSLVDINEKSLEKALIIISKNLDRQVNKGVISSDKKEITLSNIKTFTNLKEGVESADLIVEAATENETVKLNIFKELDQLSPQKAILATNTSSISITKIAAATNRPEKVIGMHFMNPVPVMKLVEVISGYNTSDETTDQIMSLSKSLEKVPVEVNDYPGFVANRILMPMINEAIYSLQEGVAGVEEIDTVMKLGMAHPMGPLQLADFIGLDVCLSILKVLYEGFGNPKYAPCPLLVNMVQAGHKGVKSGSGFYIHTPGNKDLVVAEQFKKQHH; from the coding sequence ATGTTGAAAATAGCTGTCATCGGATCCGGTACCATGGGAAATGGTATCGCACATGTTTTTGCTCAAAACGGGTATCCAGTTTCCCTAGTGGACATCAATGAAAAATCACTCGAAAAAGCTTTAATTATTATTTCAAAAAACCTTGATAGACAGGTAAATAAAGGAGTTATTTCAAGCGATAAAAAGGAGATTACATTATCCAATATCAAAACCTTTACGAATTTAAAAGAAGGTGTTGAATCAGCAGATTTAATAGTAGAAGCTGCTACCGAAAATGAAACCGTCAAGTTAAATATTTTCAAAGAGCTTGATCAACTTTCCCCTCAAAAAGCCATCCTTGCTACCAACACTTCCTCCATTAGTATCACCAAGATTGCCGCTGCTACCAACAGACCTGAAAAAGTAATTGGAATGCATTTCATGAACCCTGTTCCTGTTATGAAATTGGTGGAAGTGATCAGTGGATACAACACCTCAGATGAAACAACTGACCAGATCATGTCACTTTCCAAAAGCTTGGAGAAAGTACCTGTAGAAGTGAATGATTACCCAGGTTTTGTGGCCAATCGTATTTTGATGCCCATGATCAATGAGGCTATTTACAGTCTACAGGAAGGAGTTGCGGGAGTAGAAGAAATAGACACCGTTATGAAATTGGGAATGGCTCATCCCATGGGACCACTCCAGCTGGCTGACTTTATCGGATTGGATGTTTGCCTATCCATATTGAAAGTGCTTTATGAAGGTTTCGGCAATCCTAAGTACGCTCCTTGCCCACTTCTGGTCAATATGGTCCAAGCAGGCCACAAAGGAGTCAAAAGTGGATCAGGTTTTTATATCCACACACCCGGGAACAAAGACCTGGTTGTGGCTGAGCAGTTCAAAAAACAACATCATTAG
- a CDS encoding OmpA family protein: MKVTEKIKSSILKASTIPVLAFCAFTPSFAQGVYALRQVNTPYDEQQPVISSKEELFLSVAYHPDNTGGGKDLGDVWYSKKNDFNQWQEARPVKSLSTSGYDLLIGFPDDQTALVYHDGKKKAHGIHQYKRVGETEWEYMFQLDFGSFRNNGRSFSARLHPSGEILVMSMNSYGSYGNEDIYVSFKQSNGNWSVPKNIGPAINSYEQEMTPFLSDDKQILYFSTNGHGTEEGRDIFYAQRLDNTWENWTKPKRLKDDINTRGVELSYFIDPNSPYTAFVTTTKDSEGYGDIMMQRKEEIVLEKVNTENANPNRFLAANFPVRTSNQRAVEQSVAPTIEQNEITANTPINELSTTVALEEKVRPENEVIQEESISGITAGEKEVEKLVKLEAETPKIEEAPIDEGSSITLNAADNNTFKNIPFKVVFKDQDGNSIGVENDHQGPLELKVRKGTSKLTVSSPNYLPVSLSIEELEERGETILLIPAKSGVKMVLEEVLFKKGTSEIANENSMRFIDELVEFLKENPGLKIRLEGHTDNVGNASLNKELSMDRAGTIRDYMVSQGVEFERIRLRGLGGSQPISSNDTEEGREQNRRVEMVIIQ; this comes from the coding sequence ATGAAAGTAACAGAAAAAATTAAGTCAAGTATTTTGAAAGCAAGCACTATTCCTGTGCTTGCTTTTTGTGCTTTTACACCATCCTTTGCCCAAGGTGTTTATGCCCTTAGACAGGTAAATACACCTTATGATGAGCAACAACCCGTGATTTCTTCGAAGGAAGAATTATTTCTGAGTGTAGCTTATCACCCTGACAATACAGGAGGAGGCAAGGATTTGGGAGATGTATGGTACAGTAAGAAAAACGACTTTAACCAATGGCAGGAAGCAAGGCCTGTCAAAAGTTTGAGCACATCCGGATATGATCTATTGATAGGTTTCCCTGATGACCAAACTGCTTTGGTTTATCATGATGGCAAAAAGAAAGCCCATGGTATCCATCAATACAAAAGAGTAGGAGAGACGGAATGGGAATACATGTTCCAATTGGATTTTGGAAGTTTCCGAAACAATGGGAGAAGCTTTAGTGCCAGACTGCACCCTTCGGGTGAAATACTGGTGATGTCCATGAACTCTTATGGTTCCTACGGAAATGAAGATATTTATGTGAGTTTCAAGCAGTCTAATGGGAACTGGTCCGTTCCCAAAAATATTGGCCCAGCTATCAATAGCTATGAGCAGGAGATGACCCCTTTTCTATCTGATGATAAACAGATCTTATATTTCTCAACCAACGGCCATGGGACAGAAGAAGGAAGGGATATTTTTTATGCCCAACGTTTGGACAATACCTGGGAAAATTGGACCAAGCCTAAGAGATTAAAAGATGATATCAATACCAGAGGTGTGGAGCTTTCCTATTTTATCGACCCGAATAGCCCTTATACCGCTTTTGTGACCACGACAAAAGATAGTGAAGGGTATGGCGACATTATGATGCAAAGGAAAGAAGAAATTGTTTTGGAGAAAGTGAATACGGAGAACGCCAATCCAAATCGTTTCTTGGCTGCTAATTTTCCAGTTAGAACCAGCAACCAAAGAGCAGTTGAACAGTCAGTTGCTCCAACAATTGAGCAGAATGAAATAACTGCAAACACTCCAATTAATGAGCTTTCCACTACTGTAGCATTAGAAGAGAAAGTTCGGCCAGAAAATGAGGTAATTCAAGAGGAAAGCATTTCTGGAATTACTGCTGGCGAAAAAGAGGTAGAGAAATTAGTAAAGCTGGAAGCAGAAACCCCTAAAATTGAGGAAGCTCCAATAGATGAAGGAAGTAGCATTACCCTAAATGCAGCAGACAACAATACATTTAAGAACATTCCGTTTAAGGTCGTTTTTAAAGATCAAGATGGAAACAGTATAGGTGTAGAGAATGATCACCAAGGACCCTTAGAATTGAAGGTGAGAAAGGGTACATCCAAACTGACTGTTTCTTCGCCCAATTATCTTCCTGTTTCATTGTCGATAGAAGAATTAGAAGAGAGAGGGGAAACAATCCTTTTGATACCGGCCAAGAGTGGGGTGAAAATGGTTTTGGAAGAGGTGCTTTTCAAAAAAGGTACTTCTGAAATTGCCAATGAAAACTCCATGAGATTTATTGATGAACTTGTGGAGTTTCTAAAGGAAAACCCTGGTTTAAAAATCCGATTGGAAGGTCATACTGATAATGTAGGTAATGCATCCTTGAATAAGGAATTGTCCATGGACAGGGCAGGAACCATCAGGGACTATATGGTCAGCCAAGGTGTGGAGTTTGAGAGAATCAGGTTGAGGGGATTAGGAGGTTCTCAGCCGATAAGCAGCAATGACACAGAAGAAGGAAGAGAGCAAAACAGAAGGGTTGAAATGGTTATCATCCAATAA
- a CDS encoding Hpt domain-containing protein — MYELINKDVIHQFLGDDPELIKPMLEMILHNNLPELNDLDKYFDEEQYDEVKIRCHKAKSAMGYVGSSHTQKILQEIEKDVKEVYPKKKNDLIKDIRLVEKELHQLLEDI; from the coding sequence ATGTACGAGTTGATTAACAAAGATGTTATTCATCAATTTTTAGGAGATGACCCTGAACTGATCAAGCCAATGCTTGAAATGATTCTTCACAACAATTTGCCTGAGCTAAATGACCTGGACAAGTATTTTGATGAGGAACAATATGATGAAGTCAAAATAAGATGTCACAAGGCAAAGTCTGCTATGGGCTATGTGGGTTCTTCACACACGCAAAAAATCCTTCAAGAGATAGAAAAAGATGTAAAAGAAGTCTACCCCAAAAAGAAAAATGACTTGATCAAAGATATTAGGTTAGTTGAAAAAGAACTCCATCAGCTTTTGGAAGATATTTAG
- a CDS encoding arsenate reductase family protein, which produces MKMHPTELFFYYIPSHSIDKQARAYARSVSKYVNEINIEKEHITTTGWRSILDKLKLRPKDLLNRAHPDYQSQIAGKTWDDESWLNILVRYPHLIKAPIAIKREKAVLCTKPMEILKLN; this is translated from the coding sequence ATGAAAATGCACCCCACTGAATTGTTCTTTTATTACATTCCTTCGCACTCTATCGATAAGCAAGCCAGGGCTTATGCGAGATCTGTGTCAAAGTATGTAAATGAGATTAATATTGAAAAAGAACATATTACCACAACTGGATGGAGGTCTATCCTCGACAAATTGAAACTAAGGCCAAAAGACTTGCTTAACCGGGCTCATCCCGATTATCAAAGTCAAATAGCAGGAAAAACCTGGGATGATGAAAGTTGGCTCAATATACTAGTCAGGTATCCCCACTTGATCAAAGCGCCTATCGCGATCAAACGCGAAAAGGCTGTTTTGTGTACCAAACCAATGGAAATTCTGAAATTGAATTAG
- a CDS encoding S1 RNA-binding domain-containing protein, with protein sequence MKELGKISKLRINRFTANGAYLQMSDGEEVLLPKGYLKGEEKEGDEMEVFIYTDSEDRPVAITDRPIALADEFAIMDVKEVTQFGAFMDWGLPKDLFVPKSEMGKPITEGKKYLVMVCVDYKTNRLIGVSKYQDFMLSDTSVFEEGQEVEALIFDHTDLGFKALIDQHYEGLIYGNEVFQPITIGDRIKVYVKKRREDGKLDLQLTPIGRQKYEEGAEKILSVLKVKRFLPLHDKSSPEEIKKTLGMSKKHFKQSIGQLYKSKRILIKDDGIELNG encoded by the coding sequence ATGAAAGAACTCGGTAAAATTTCCAAGCTCAGAATCAATCGTTTCACGGCCAATGGAGCCTACCTGCAAATGTCCGATGGGGAAGAGGTACTGTTGCCCAAGGGCTATCTCAAAGGAGAAGAAAAAGAGGGGGACGAAATGGAAGTTTTTATTTATACAGACAGTGAAGACAGACCCGTGGCGATAACTGACCGGCCAATTGCTTTAGCAGATGAGTTTGCGATAATGGATGTCAAAGAGGTGACCCAATTTGGAGCCTTTATGGACTGGGGCTTGCCCAAGGATTTGTTTGTGCCCAAGTCAGAAATGGGAAAGCCAATTACGGAGGGAAAGAAATACCTTGTGATGGTCTGTGTGGATTACAAGACCAATAGGTTGATTGGTGTTTCCAAGTATCAGGATTTTATGCTGAGCGATACCAGTGTGTTTGAAGAGGGGCAAGAAGTGGAAGCCTTGATTTTTGATCATACTGATCTGGGCTTTAAAGCTTTGATTGACCAACATTATGAGGGGCTGATCTATGGGAATGAAGTTTTCCAGCCGATAACCATTGGAGATAGGATCAAGGTTTATGTGAAAAAGAGGAGAGAGGATGGTAAATTGGATCTGCAGTTGACACCAATAGGAAGGCAAAAGTACGAAGAAGGGGCAGAAAAAATCTTAAGCGTTTTAAAAGTTAAGAGATTTTTGCCCCTTCATGATAAATCATCCCCCGAAGAAATCAAAAAGACTTTAGGGATGAGTAAAAAACACTTTAAACAGTCCATTGGTCAATTGTATAAAAGTAAGAGAATATTGATCAAGGATGATGGCATTGAATTGAATGGCTAA